The Argopecten irradians isolate NY chromosome 16, Ai_NY, whole genome shotgun sequence genome window below encodes:
- the LOC138310192 gene encoding uncharacterized protein, with the protein MAKTKTTPVKKCPMCTFRTANIDDMKEHILKCGIETMEKKTLSCPKCSYKTFRPTNMTRHQKRHDATGDVPKAAGKSLNTALSSKNSPKAQPSTSGALSKAHSPETDVESWKGQDPGDLLGEVSDSSVVHDDSSSEDDCLLAGRAIRKPTRPIPVMAPKRRVDPKDPINMVPLPVVSKKLRSSIPTQTDFERADASTQTDPYEPELKQQSVNRKTVTKTTRYSDNDRDVELVEYCEFFGAEALDRSY; encoded by the coding sequence ATGGCGAAAACCAAGACAACCCCGGTAAAGAAATGTCCCATGTGTACATTTAGGACGGCAAACATCGACGATATGAAAGAACATATTCTGAAATGTGGAATTGAAACTATGGAGAAAAAGACCTTGTCATGTCCCAAGTGCAGTTACAAAACTTTTAGACCTACTAATATGACCAGGCACCAGAAGCGCCATGATGCGACAGGCGATGTTCCGAAAGCTGCTGGAAAGAGTCTGAATACTGCATTATCTTCTAAGAACTCTCCGAAGGCTCAACCTTCTACTTCAGGCGCACTTAGCAAAGCTCACTCACCAGAGACCGATGTAGAGAGCTGGAAGGGACAAGACCCTGGTGATCTTCTCGGGGAAGTTTCAGATTCATCCGTTGTGCATGATGATTCATCCTCCGAGGATGACTGCCTCTTGGCAGGACGTGCAATCAGAAAACCTACGAGGCCGATTCCTGTCATGGCACCAAAGAGAAGGGTGGACCCTAAGGATCCGATCAATATGGTTCCGCTGCCAGTTGTTTCGAAGAAGCTACGTAGTTCCATCCCTACACAGACCGATTTTGAAAGAGCGGATGCATCAACACAGACTGATCCCTATGAACCAGAGCTAAAACAGCAGTCTGTGAACAGGAAAACTGTTACGAAGACCACCAGGTACTCGGACAACGACCGAGATGTCGAGCTGGTGGAGTACTGCGAATTCTTCGGAGCAGAGGCACTGGATCGGTCCTACTGA